From Parasteatoda tepidariorum isolate YZ-2023 chromosome 1, CAS_Ptep_4.0, whole genome shotgun sequence, one genomic window encodes:
- the LOC107436110 gene encoding signal peptidase complex subunit 3: MNTVLSRANAIFAFSLSVLAGLTFLCFLSTAFNEYSGQISVSTAKAVVKNVPDFSASRYKNDLGFVTFDLHADLTHLFNWNVKQLFLYLTAEYVTESNAVNQVVLWDKIIKRGENATLDYKRMNTKYYFWDDGNGLRGNKNVSLYLSWNIIPNAGSLPNINGAGVHVFHFPDEYTASRL; the protein is encoded by the coding sequence atgaacaCTGTTTTATCCCGGGCTAACGCTATATTTGCGTTTTCACTTAGTGTTTTAGCAGGTTTAACTTTTCTGTGTTTTTTATCCACAGCCTTCAACGAGTATAGTGGTCAAATTTCTGTATCTACCGCTAAAGCTGTTGTTAAAAACGTACCTGATTTTAGCGCTTCACGATATAAAAATGATCTTGGATTTGTTACATTCGACCTTCATGCTGATTTAACTCACCTCTTCAACTGGaatgtaaaacaattatttctctATCTGACCGCCGAATATGTAACTGAAAGTAATGCTGTTAACCAAGTTGTTCTTTGGGACAAAATCATCAAAAGAGGTGAAAATGCTACTTTAGATTACAAGAGAATGAATACCAAGTATTATTTCTGGGATGATGGTAACGGCCTGCGTGGAAACAAGAATGTATCATTATATTTATCCTGGAACATTATACCAAATGCTGGAAGTTTACCAAACATCAATGGTGCTGGAGttcatgtttttcattttcccGATGAGTATACAGCATCGAGactatag
- the LOC107436109 gene encoding heterogeneous nuclear ribonucleoprotein A1, A2/B1 homolog: MSEKSEPEQFRKLFIGGLNYKSTEESLKAHFEQWGEIVDCVVMKDPHTRKSRGFGFITYRRAHMVDDAQAARPHKIDGREVEPKRAVPREDSGKPEAQVTVNKLYVAGLRDDLGEEDLRDYFGSYGNIVSVNVVTDKSTGKKRGFAFVEFDDYDPVDKCVLQKHNYKGRKLEVKKALSRDEMNNLKMKKEMGGFRGRGGRGGGESRLEGRGEWRTADDYDRGGYGSGGGYGNSYGGGNDWGSSSGGYGDSYGSSGGSGYGGGGYGGSDSYSSSGYGASDSYGSSGGYGGGSASGGWGSEGGYGGSTYSSGGGAIKSSYSQRSEGPYGGARGGRGGSRGGRGGYGRH; the protein is encoded by the coding sequence ATGTCTGAGAAAAGCGAACCAGAACAATTCCGTAAGCTGTTTATCGGTGGCTTGAATTACAAGTCTACCGAAGAATCTCTGAAAGCACATTTCGAACAATGGGGTGAGATTGTTGATTGTGTTGTAATGAAAGATCCTCACACCAGAAAATCTAGAGGATTTGGTTTTATTACTTACAGACGTGCTCACATGGTTGATGATGCTCAAGCTGCTCGACCACATAAAATTGATGGACGTGAGGTCGAGCCAAAACGTGCCGTTCCTCGAGAAGATTCTGGCAAGCCCGAAGCACAAGTAACCGTAAACAAATTGTATGTTGCTGGATTAAGAGATGATTTAGGAGAGGAAGATTTAAGAGATTACTTTGGAAGTTATGGTAATATTGTCAGTGTTAATGTTGTAACTGATAAAAGCACTGGAAAGAAGAGAGGATTTGCATTTGTAGAATTTGATGACTATGACCCTGTTGACAAATGTGTTCTCCAAAAACACAATTACAAAGGTAGAAAGCTTGAAGTTAAAAAAGCTTTGTCTCGTGATGAAATgaataatcttaaaatgaagaaagaaatggGTGGTTTCAGAGGTCGTGGAGGCAGAGGTGGTGGTGAAAGCAGACTTGAAGGAAGAGGTGAATGGCGTACTGCTGACGACTATGATAGAGGTGGTTATGGAAGTGGTGGTGGCTACGGAAATAGCTATGGAGGTGGAAATGATTGGGGAAGTAGCTCCGGTGGATATGGTGACAGCTATGGAAGCAGTGGCGGATCAGGATATGGTGGTGGCGGCTATGGTGGAAGTGATAGTTATAGCAGCTCGGGCTATGGCGCAAGTGATAGCTATGGAAGCAGTGGTGGATACGGTGGTGGCAGTGCTAGTGGAGGTTGGGGCAGTGAAGGTGGTTATGGAGGTTCTACCTATAGCAGTGGTGGTGGAGCTATAAAGAGTAGTTACTCACAAAGAAGCGAAGGACCTTATGGTGGTGCAAGAGGAGGGCGTGGTGGAAGCAGGGGTGGTCGTGGTGGTTATGGTCGTCATTAG